One Clostridium estertheticum DNA segment encodes these proteins:
- the abc-f gene encoding ribosomal protection-like ABC-F family protein — protein MLLIEGANIKKYYGDKLILHIENLKIYSEDRIGLVGLNGAGKTTLINILCGEAQPDTGLVKRYGSYSVVDQLGSKKYEDIDKKTANKFGTVHNWNNYLSGGEKTRFKMAKCFDSGSDIIFADEPTSNLDMEGIELLCNKFNKYKGALVIISHDREFLDKLCNKILDIEEVKLKEYKGNYTAFKLQKDLEIERGLFEFQQYGKDKKKLEDAINDTKQKVKIMRKAPARMGNSEARLHSKMGNQKAKANLDRAAANMKARIDHLEVKEKPKIIQNIKLDALGNGELYSKIVISGKNISKSFGDKIIFNSTEFDIYNRSRTAIIGANGSGKSTLIKMILEGDISIKTAKGAKIGYFSQDMNILNEELSILENVMENSIYDETFARILLSRLLFKKEEVYKKVKVLSGGERVKASFVKVFLSDINLLILDEPTNYLDIYSLEAVEAALVDYERTLLFVSHDRRFISTIANSILSIEKHKLITARCSYEEYIEKKDNKIDVRAEDFEEETFVLENRLSELIGKLSIPSRRDDLEKLDREYYEVLKQLQGIKSENTQ, from the coding sequence ATGTTATTAATTGAAGGTGCAAATATTAAGAAATATTATGGAGATAAACTTATACTTCATATAGAGAATTTAAAAATATATTCAGAGGACAGGATTGGCCTTGTGGGGCTTAATGGTGCAGGGAAGACTACACTTATTAATATACTTTGTGGAGAGGCACAGCCTGACACAGGTTTGGTTAAAAGGTACGGAAGTTATAGTGTGGTAGATCAACTTGGTTCTAAGAAATATGAAGATATAGACAAAAAAACAGCTAATAAATTTGGTACTGTGCATAACTGGAACAATTATTTAAGTGGCGGTGAGAAAACAAGATTTAAAATGGCTAAATGTTTTGATAGTGGCAGTGACATAATATTTGCAGATGAGCCTACAAGTAATTTGGATATGGAGGGAATCGAGCTTCTTTGCAATAAGTTTAATAAATATAAGGGCGCCCTTGTAATCATATCGCACGACAGGGAGTTTCTAGATAAGTTATGCAATAAGATACTAGATATAGAGGAGGTCAAGCTGAAGGAATATAAGGGTAATTATACAGCCTTTAAGCTTCAAAAGGATTTAGAAATAGAAAGAGGATTATTTGAATTTCAGCAGTATGGAAAAGATAAAAAAAAGCTTGAGGATGCCATAAATGATACAAAACAAAAGGTAAAGATTATGAGAAAGGCTCCAGCAAGAATGGGAAATTCAGAAGCTAGACTTCATAGTAAAATGGGAAACCAGAAGGCAAAGGCCAACCTAGATAGAGCTGCTGCGAACATGAAAGCTAGAATAGATCACCTTGAGGTAAAAGAAAAGCCGAAAATAATACAAAATATAAAGCTAGATGCATTAGGTAATGGTGAGCTTTATAGTAAAATAGTTATTTCAGGAAAGAATATAAGTAAGTCTTTTGGAGATAAAATTATATTTAATAGTACGGAGTTTGATATTTATAATCGCTCAAGAACTGCGATTATTGGTGCTAATGGTAGTGGGAAGAGTACTCTTATTAAGATGATTTTAGAAGGAGATATATCTATTAAAACAGCTAAGGGTGCAAAAATAGGTTACTTCAGTCAGGACATGAATATTCTTAATGAGGAGCTTAGCATCCTGGAAAATGTAATGGAAAATAGTATTTACGATGAAACCTTTGCACGAATTCTTTTGAGTAGACTTCTATTTAAAAAAGAAGAGGTCTATAAGAAGGTTAAAGTACTAAGTGGAGGGGAAAGAGTAAAGGCTTCCTTTGTAAAGGTATTTTTGAGTGATATTAACCTGCTTATTTTGGATGAACCAACAAATTATCTGGATATATATTCCTTAGAGGCTGTAGAAGCGGCACTAGTGGATTATGAGAGAACACTTCTATTTGTCTCCCACGATAGAAGATTTATAAGTACAATTGCAAATAGTATATTATCCATAGAAAAACACAAATTGATCACCGCTCGGTGCAGTTATGAAGAATATATAGAAAAAAAGGACAATAAAATAGATGTAAGAGCAGAAGACTTCGAAGAAGAAACTTTTGTTCTTGAAAACCGCCTATCAGAGCTTATTGGTAAGCTTTCCATTCCATCTAGAAGGGATGATCTTGAGAAATTGGATAGGGAATATTACGAAGTATTAAAGCAGTTGCAGGGAATCAAAAGCGAGAACACACAATAG
- the tlp gene encoding small acid-soluble spore protein Tlp, with amino-acid sequence MKNKPDDRTDNANKIQRNISNTIENFHLTEEAIEETDDGKIKKTLEEKNDRRQEAINGMKSEMRDESIDKKNGYR; translated from the coding sequence ATGAAAAATAAACCAGATGACAGAACAGATAACGCAAATAAAATACAACGTAATATCAGTAATACAATTGAAAACTTTCATCTTACTGAAGAAGCTATTGAAGAAACAGACGATGGAAAAATCAAAAAAACACTAGAAGAAAAGAATGATAGAAGACAAGAAGCTATTAATGGTATGAAATCAGAAATGAGAGATGAGTCAATAGATAAAAAAAACGGGTATAGATAG
- a CDS encoding YvrJ family protein — MYDAFVKLVNTVGFPIGVSIYLLVRFEKKIEDLNKSIADLTVAISAVIGRIEK, encoded by the coding sequence ATGTATGATGCATTTGTTAAACTGGTTAATACAGTTGGCTTCCCTATAGGTGTGAGTATATATTTGCTAGTAAGATTTGAGAAGAAAATTGAGGATCTCAATAAATCTATCGCTGACTTAACAGTAGCTATATCCGCCGTTATAGGAAGAATCGAAAAATAA
- a CDS encoding DUF4304 domain-containing protein, translating into MPDIELKKLIKNNFAPILREFGFKGSGFSFRRVTNNHYIYVITVQANRQGGSYCIEMGVYIDFIPNSLGQKNLPSRVTAYDCEFNKRLSPKGIDYWWKYGKSEQDSINDIKHMVKTFREVGIPFFEQFEDFPAPLDSIIVEDIVNESPRLEEIGAPLDLRLALTLARVHKYLNISTEGIKFCDWGLNNINCTTGLITVFEEIRKELICCSSI; encoded by the coding sequence ATGCCTGATATAGAATTGAAGAAATTAATAAAAAATAATTTTGCACCGATTCTTCGTGAATTTGGTTTTAAAGGTTCAGGATTTTCTTTTAGAAGAGTAACAAATAACCATTATATTTATGTCATAACAGTACAAGCAAATAGACAAGGCGGTTCTTACTGCATTGAAATGGGGGTATACATTGACTTTATTCCAAACTCACTTGGGCAAAAAAATTTACCTTCAAGGGTAACAGCATATGATTGTGAATTCAATAAGAGACTTTCACCAAAAGGAATTGACTACTGGTGGAAATATGGAAAAAGTGAGCAAGATTCAATAAATGACATAAAACATATGGTTAAAACTTTTCGAGAAGTTGGTATACCATTTTTTGAGCAATTTGAGGATTTCCCCGCACCATTAGATTCTATTATAGTAGAAGATATAGTAAATGAATCTCCAAGGTTAGAAGAAATAGGAGCACCATTAGATTTGAGATTAGCATTGACTCTTGCAAGAGTACACAAATATTTAAATATATCTACTGAAGGAATTAAATTTTGTGATTGGGGATTAAACAATATTAATTGTACAACTGGGCTAATTACAGTTTTCGAAGAAATACGGAAAGAACTAATCTGTTGTTCATCAATCTAA
- a CDS encoding leucine-rich repeat domain-containing protein: protein MKKYYMLAIMILIFLAMICPYKEVQGQDIIITLQSKIINFNDKNLETGIRDKLNKPKGDITKDDVKIIEDLTLNHKNISSMDGIQYLINLKKLNLMFNKISDISPLNSLTNLVSLNLGYNQINDINSLSSLTGLQELNFQSNNISDISPLGNLINLKILDLSFNRLTNLRPLRGLTNLVGLDLYGNKIEDIEPLSSLVNLTELTLGMNKITNIGSLKNLKELKILQLGENRITDIKPLSGLTKLADLYLYGNQIKNISPLKTLKSLIHLFLSENEITDIGALGKLEDLRTVSLDRNKINNIKGIGTAKSLESIGLSYNEIPSLEELSSLKNLSAINLSNNKISGVSPLSSLSNLKSLNISHNQISDISPLRSIPGLPLTNIDFSKNPLPNYIFTDKLNQEFILSTLSPYIESSIKQYYGEFRQYMNAGILSTEKSDGKYRLKIRVETFVGPHNPPYGIETMIITEDSSGIKVQDFKHEDEK, encoded by the coding sequence TTGAAGAAATATTATATGTTAGCAATTATGATACTTATTTTCTTGGCTATGATTTGTCCATATAAGGAAGTACAAGGACAGGATATTATTATAACACTACAAAGTAAAATAATTAATTTTAATGATAAAAATTTAGAAACTGGAATAAGAGATAAATTAAATAAACCTAAAGGAGACATAACTAAAGATGATGTAAAGATTATAGAAGACTTAACTTTAAATCATAAGAATATTTCATCAATGGATGGGATTCAGTATCTAATTAATCTTAAGAAATTAAATTTAATGTTTAATAAGATTAGTGATATAAGTCCATTAAATTCCTTAACAAATTTAGTAAGTTTGAATTTAGGATATAACCAAATTAATGATATTAACTCACTAAGCAGTTTAACAGGTTTGCAAGAATTAAATTTTCAGAGCAATAATATAAGTGATATTAGCCCATTAGGCAATCTTATAAATCTAAAGATATTAGATTTATCTTTTAATAGATTAACAAATTTACGACCTTTGAGGGGATTAACTAATTTAGTTGGCTTAGATTTATATGGTAATAAAATTGAAGATATAGAGCCGTTAAGCTCTTTAGTAAATTTGACTGAGCTGACATTGGGAATGAATAAAATAACTAATATTGGCTCTCTTAAAAACTTGAAAGAATTAAAGATATTGCAATTAGGTGAAAATAGAATTACTGATATTAAGCCATTGAGTGGTTTGACAAAATTAGCTGACTTGTATTTGTATGGGAATCAAATTAAAAATATCAGTCCGTTAAAGACTCTAAAAAGCCTAATACATTTATTTTTATCAGAAAATGAGATTACCGATATTGGTGCATTGGGCAAACTGGAGGATTTAAGAACCGTGAGTTTGGATAGAAATAAGATTAATAATATTAAAGGGATAGGTACTGCAAAAAGTTTGGAAAGTATAGGATTGTCATATAATGAAATACCTTCCTTAGAAGAATTAAGCTCACTTAAAAATTTATCTGCTATAAATTTGAGTAATAACAAAATAAGTGGTGTAAGTCCCCTAAGTTCATTATCAAATTTGAAGTCCTTGAATATATCACATAATCAAATAAGTGACATAAGTCCATTGAGAAGTATACCTGGATTACCATTAACAAATATAGATTTCAGTAAAAACCCATTACCGAATTATATTTTTACTGATAAACTCAACCAAGAGTTTATTTTGAGTACACTCTCTCCGTACATAGAATCATCTATAAAACAATATTACGGAGAATTTAGACAGTATATGAATGCAGGAATTTTAAGCACTGAAAAGTCAGATGGAAAGTATAGACTTAAAATCAGGGTTGAAACATTTGTGGGACCTCATAACCCACCATATGGAATAGAAACCATGATTATAACAGAAGATTCTTCAGGAATAAAAGTCCAAGATTTTAAACATGAAGATGAAAAATAA
- a CDS encoding SMI1/KNR4 family protein, which translates to MNPIKVKIVDILNDLPIEFKPLKEQSLKYTQYCSIIDIDDKIQIGHRPWVAPYNFAITLFPPAKKAWISKFKKKHGKSIPLIYQKFLLTLNGCFCYGISLFGLMPSMQASIPLIDRSKLQCHDLGLANEYWINRYDVEKSSFYFGSRAYSFDENVGYFIFGDSSINIIRENGEIISTYISFDDFLEKELCIAESMMKEETPVDWWD; encoded by the coding sequence ATGAATCCTATAAAGGTAAAAATAGTCGATATTTTAAATGATTTACCAATAGAATTTAAGCCGTTAAAAGAACAATCTCTAAAATATACCCAATATTGTTCAATTATAGATATAGATGATAAGATTCAAATAGGTCATAGACCATGGGTTGCACCGTATAACTTTGCAATTACTTTATTCCCTCCTGCGAAGAAAGCATGGATATCTAAATTTAAAAAAAAACACGGGAAATCCATACCATTAATATATCAAAAATTTCTATTGACATTAAATGGTTGTTTTTGCTATGGTATTAGTTTATTTGGATTGATGCCTTCCATGCAAGCAAGTATACCATTAATTGATAGAAGCAAACTCCAATGTCATGATTTAGGTTTAGCAAATGAATATTGGATTAATAGATATGATGTTGAGAAGAGTAGCTTTTATTTTGGGAGTAGAGCATATAGTTTTGATGAAAATGTAGGTTATTTTATTTTTGGTGACAGTAGTATCAATATAATAAGGGAAAATGGGGAAATCATAAGCACATATATATCATTTGATGATTTCTTAGAAAAAGAGTTATGCATTGCAGAAAGTATGATGAAGGAGGAAACCCCTGTTGATTGGTGGGATTAG
- a CDS encoding DUF2695 domain-containing protein, with the protein MDKNKKKELLKKYAQEQKKNFLHSLPFNTMLFQNLFDYLDDKLGEDGCGCDDTLKYTIKFLENNNLPKENSLDWMSENGGYCDCEVLANIEGKMDGM; encoded by the coding sequence ATGGATAAAAATAAGAAGAAAGAACTTTTGAAAAAATACGCACAGGAACAGAAAAAAAATTTTTTGCATTCTCTACCATTCAATACAATGTTGTTTCAAAATTTATTTGATTATCTTGATGATAAATTAGGTGAAGATGGTTGTGGTTGTGATGATACTTTAAAGTATACAATTAAATTTTTAGAGAATAATAACTTGCCAAAAGAAAACTCATTAGATTGGATGAGTGAAAATGGTGGTTATTGCGATTGTGAAGTACTTGCAAATATAGAAGGAAAAATGGATGGAATGTAA
- a CDS encoding phosphotransferase enzyme family protein, which translates to MDSNSIAKEVFTLYSISDPGIQFIRHNENITFKITDGVNNKNYLLRIHKPSTEGLFGLQHTLEGIKSEIKILQELNHKGLLYAQKPIANNLGEYITEYKLDNFNHPCYATILEWIEGGTLTLKEDNIKEIAFTLGQNLALFHKCLKEFKPSKDFIRPIYDVDRIDTAIDELKYCVDVNLFSMEHYDIIKRVLILVKNQINELNLREDAFGIIHADFQLGNIVVNNDNPCLIDLGFCGFGYYVFDLGSAATIFPSELRQTFLQGYSSKASFSFGDLKYIEGQIFMDTFISYVLFMRDNQRNSWIKTSALKKCDTLCKDFLEGKEVFYSL; encoded by the coding sequence ATGGATTCTAATAGTATAGCTAAAGAAGTTTTTACATTATATTCTATTTCTGATCCGGGAATTCAATTTATCAGGCATAATGAAAATATTACTTTTAAAATAACTGATGGAGTTAACAATAAGAATTATTTATTACGCATACATAAACCTAGCACTGAAGGTCTATTTGGTCTACAACATACATTGGAAGGTATAAAATCTGAAATTAAGATTCTACAAGAGCTTAACCATAAAGGATTACTTTATGCACAAAAGCCTATCGCTAATAATCTCGGAGAGTATATAACTGAATATAAATTGGATAATTTTAATCATCCTTGTTATGCCACAATTTTAGAGTGGATAGAAGGTGGTACTCTCACTCTTAAGGAGGATAATATTAAGGAAATCGCTTTTACTCTTGGACAGAATCTTGCACTATTTCATAAATGTTTAAAAGAATTTAAGCCATCAAAAGATTTCATAAGACCAATATATGACGTTGATAGAATTGATACTGCTATTGATGAACTAAAATATTGTGTTGATGTTAATCTATTTAGTATGGAACATTATGATATTATCAAAAGAGTGTTGATTTTAGTTAAGAATCAAATTAATGAACTCAATTTAAGAGAAGATGCATTCGGTATCATTCATGCAGACTTTCAATTGGGAAATATCGTGGTTAACAATGATAACCCCTGTTTAATAGATTTGGGATTTTGCGGATTTGGATACTATGTATTCGATTTAGGTAGTGCTGCGACTATTTTTCCTAGTGAATTAAGACAAACCTTTTTACAAGGGTATTCATCTAAAGCTTCATTTTCTTTTGGTGACCTGAAATATATAGAAGGACAAATATTCATGGATACCTTTATAAGTTATGTTTTATTTATGAGAGATAATCAAAGAAATTCCTGGATTAAAACTAGTGCACTAAAAAAATGTGACACTCTTTGCAAAGATTTTTTAGAGGGTAAAGAGGTCTTCTATTCACTTTAA
- a CDS encoding serine hydrolase domain-containing protein, with the protein MKKTVIFSIIAILSTPLFIGCGAKNNDKSSVATNNKDSVVNAENEKSKDVNSKTDALFTDFFGAGKFSGYVYITKNDSIILDKGYGKADFEKGISNTAQTKFDLASLTKQFTALSIMQLQEKKLLNVNDKIDKYLPQFPHGNEITIHQLLNHTSGLPEHPEKFDIRKFRPSNKIDNAAAKKMEVTLAFTPGSSFSYSNTGYILLGYIIEKTSGKTLDAYFAENIFSPLDMKNTGFKNENSSIDNLAVGYLSYKKDKAETSWTETNVGVVRGSSGLCSTVEDLIKWDKALTNKKLINKESYDKMYTPYENNYGYGWYVYKDSNEKCYYEHYGVGTGYRSYILRNVEANTTAIIVSNFGDVPFGEITSLLKDYIK; encoded by the coding sequence ATGAAAAAAACAGTAATATTTAGTATCATTGCAATTTTATCCACGCCTCTATTTATCGGTTGTGGAGCTAAAAATAATGATAAGAGTTCCGTTGCTACTAATAATAAGGATTCCGTTGTTAATGCTGAAAATGAAAAATCAAAAGATGTAAATTCAAAAACTGATGCATTGTTTACTGATTTCTTTGGTGCAGGTAAATTCAGCGGGTATGTGTATATTACTAAAAATGACTCCATTATTCTAGACAAAGGTTATGGAAAGGCAGATTTTGAAAAGGGAATAAGCAATACAGCTCAAACTAAATTTGATTTAGCTTCTTTAACAAAGCAATTTACTGCACTTTCTATTATGCAGCTCCAAGAAAAAAAATTGCTTAACGTTAATGATAAAATTGATAAATATTTACCTCAGTTTCCACATGGAAATGAAATAACAATTCATCAATTATTAAATCATACTTCAGGATTGCCAGAACATCCTGAAAAATTTGATATAAGAAAATTTAGACCTTCAAATAAAATAGACAATGCTGCTGCGAAAAAAATGGAAGTAACTCTAGCCTTCACACCAGGCTCAAGTTTTAGTTATAGCAATACAGGATATATTTTATTAGGTTATATTATCGAAAAAACATCTGGTAAAACTTTAGATGCCTATTTTGCTGAAAATATTTTCAGCCCACTAGATATGAAAAATACAGGCTTTAAGAATGAAAATTCATCTATTGATAACTTGGCTGTAGGGTATTTATCTTATAAAAAAGATAAAGCAGAAACATCTTGGACTGAAACAAATGTTGGAGTAGTCCGTGGATCTTCAGGGCTCTGTTCTACTGTAGAAGATTTGATAAAATGGGATAAGGCTTTGACAAATAAAAAACTTATAAATAAAGAATCCTATGACAAAATGTATACACCTTATGAAAATAATTATGGCTATGGCTGGTATGTATATAAAGATTCAAATGAAAAGTGTTACTACGAGCATTACGGAGTAGGTACCGGATATAGAAGCTATATTCTTAGAAATGTAGAAGCAAATACTACAGCTATAATTGTAAGCAATTTCGGAGATGTGCCTTTTGGGGAGATAACCTCTTTATTAAAGGATTATATTAAATAA
- a CDS encoding zinc ribbon domain-containing protein: protein MKNSKKLFFVLITLLSLFILSIVILGIFGVASDYNYANGNISEIIPPLIILPLMFILFFGTIFLIGRFVFKDSKQRGMDPWLWTTIAIFVPNLIGLIIYLVVRTSYTKKICTSCGKPVDEHFMNCPFCGYKLKENCNSCGSAVDPEWNVCPKCAAKLK from the coding sequence ATGAAAAATTCAAAAAAACTGTTTTTTGTTCTTATAACATTACTTTCCCTATTCATATTATCTATTGTTATTCTAGGAATATTTGGTGTAGCCTCAGATTATAATTATGCAAATGGAAATATTTCCGAAATAATTCCCCCACTTATAATACTACCTTTAATGTTTATATTATTCTTTGGAACAATTTTTTTAATTGGGCGTTTTGTATTTAAAGATTCAAAGCAAAGAGGTATGGATCCTTGGCTCTGGACCACAATAGCAATATTTGTTCCAAACCTCATAGGTTTAATAATATATCTAGTAGTAAGGACTTCCTACACTAAAAAAATCTGCACAAGCTGTGGAAAACCAGTAGATGAACACTTTATGAATTGCCCCTTCTGTGGATATAAACTTAAAGAGAATTGTAATTCCTGTGGAAGCGCTGTAGATCCAGAATGGAATGTTTGTCCCAAATGTGCCGCTAAATTAAAGTAA
- a CDS encoding sigma-70 family RNA polymerase sigma factor produces the protein MDDKFIWEIFDTDKNQGLHLFIEKYKTPLYKLCVNLHKNNTNAEDLFQDTWIKTFKYMNDFDRSKNFEPWLFTIAVNLYRDTYRKVKRWFSKSIDFFDTNEKNIVMDNIKATTYLPEESYDNFQNKQQLRNAINNLKDEYKMVIILFYYNGLKQNEISEILKIPVGTVKSRLNKSKKLLKQYMEGNNYGG, from the coding sequence TTGGATGATAAGTTTATTTGGGAAATTTTTGATACTGATAAAAATCAAGGTCTCCACCTATTTATAGAAAAATATAAAACTCCTCTTTATAAGCTTTGTGTAAATTTGCATAAAAATAATACTAATGCTGAAGATTTATTTCAAGATACTTGGATAAAAACTTTTAAATATATGAATGACTTTGACAGAAGTAAGAATTTTGAACCTTGGCTCTTTACAATTGCTGTTAATCTATACAGGGATACTTATAGAAAGGTTAAAAGATGGTTTTCAAAATCTATAGATTTCTTTGATACTAATGAAAAAAACATTGTAATGGATAATATAAAGGCAACTACTTATCTTCCTGAGGAGTCTTATGATAACTTTCAAAATAAGCAGCAGTTACGAAATGCTATCAATAATTTAAAAGATGAATACAAAATGGTAATTATACTATTTTACTACAATGGACTAAAGCAAAATGAAATTTCAGAAATTCTTAAAATACCGGTAGGAACTGTAAAATCCAGATTAAATAAATCTAAAAAATTATTAAAACAATATATGGAGGGCAATAACTATGGAGGATAA
- a CDS encoding DUF1186 domain-containing protein, whose product MNELIKEIEYNNGKFPEVQLKEIINHREEFIPELLQILINAKENYEEILEKPNYFAHIYATFLLAQFKEKQSFMPIIDLISLPKEIPDDIFGDFLTEDLHKILASVCGGDTESIKKLVEDSEVNEYVRCAAIKSFIVLLGEGVISQNEVLEYYKSLFEGKLEREFSQVWNELIYDSCEVGPSELYEHIKKAYADELIDEECISLEEVDGAIKIHDKTKFPKLKDEGYSFVVDTIEELGCWRCFTKSSETKSQFMQGINKMNKNNKNKKNKKQVKATKKKQRKK is encoded by the coding sequence ATGAATGAATTAATTAAAGAAATTGAGTATAATAATGGGAAGTTTCCAGAAGTACAATTAAAGGAAATAATAAACCACAGGGAAGAATTTATACCTGAGTTACTTCAGATATTAATAAATGCCAAAGAAAATTATGAGGAGATTTTAGAAAAACCCAATTATTTTGCACATATATATGCCACTTTCTTGTTGGCACAGTTTAAAGAAAAGCAAAGTTTTATGCCAATTATAGATTTAATCAGTTTACCAAAGGAAATCCCAGATGATATTTTCGGTGATTTTCTTACAGAGGATTTACATAAAATTTTAGCCTCAGTTTGTGGTGGAGACACGGAGTCAATAAAAAAATTAGTGGAAGATAGCGAAGTTAATGAATACGTTAGATGTGCTGCTATCAAATCCTTTATTGTACTACTAGGAGAAGGTGTTATATCTCAAAATGAAGTTCTTGAATACTACAAAAGTTTATTTGAAGGAAAACTTGAAAGGGAATTTTCACAAGTTTGGAATGAGCTTATATATGATTCTTGTGAAGTAGGTCCTAGTGAATTATATGAACACATAAAAAAAGCTTATGCAGATGAATTAATAGATGAGGAGTGCATATCTTTAGAAGAAGTAGATGGAGCTATTAAAATCCATGATAAAACAAAATTCCCAAAACTAAAAGATGAAGGATATTCATTTGTTGTGGATACTATAGAAGAGTTAGGGTGCTGGAGATGTTTTACTAAGAGCAGTGAGACTAAATCACAATTTATGCAAGGAATTAACAAGATGAATAAAAACAATAAAAATAAGAAAAATAAAAAGCAGGTAAAAGCTACTAAAAAGAAGCAAAGAAAAAAATAA
- a CDS encoding DEAD/DEAH box helicase has product MIKANFEDYKLSSDLLKAITMLNFKDLTKVQQQVIPAVLAKKDVVVKSQTGSGKTAAYGIPICELVDWEENKPQAIVITPTRELAIQVKEDIFNIGRFKRLKVAAIYGQSPFYNQKKELSQKTHVVVGTPGRIMDHLDKGTFDTSNIKYLVIDEADEMLNMGFVDQIETIIRGLPKERVTMLLSATMPKDIENLCRRYMKDPIRIDIEDQNKAADRICQERYDVNEQGKIKLLSDITVVENPDSCMVFCNTKIKVDEVYNEMVKLHYTCKKIHGGMEQSDRLRVMNDFKSGYFRYLVATDVAARGIDIDDITLVINYDIPEDKESYVHRIGRTGRIGKLGHAITFVTRNESRFLEDIEEYIGKEIPLKTKPEVEAVDDAKEEFEDKMNTRPEIKEAKGAELSKEIMKLHINAGKKTKMRAMDIVGTLCSIEGMTKDDIGIINIVDISTFVEILNNKGELVFEELQDKPIKGRLRTVSKVDM; this is encoded by the coding sequence ATGATAAAAGCAAATTTTGAGGATTATAAATTAAGCAGTGACTTATTAAAAGCAATTACTATGTTGAATTTCAAAGATTTAACAAAAGTCCAGCAGCAGGTTATACCTGCTGTGCTGGCGAAAAAGGATGTAGTAGTAAAGTCTCAAACAGGAAGCGGTAAGACTGCAGCCTATGGCATTCCTATTTGTGAGCTTGTAGATTGGGAAGAAAATAAACCTCAAGCAATAGTGATTACACCAACAAGAGAACTTGCTATCCAAGTCAAAGAAGATATTTTTAATATAGGTAGATTTAAGAGACTTAAAGTAGCTGCAATTTATGGGCAGTCCCCTTTCTATAATCAGAAAAAAGAACTTTCACAAAAAACACATGTAGTAGTTGGAACACCTGGTCGTATTATGGACCATTTGGATAAAGGAACCTTTGATACATCAAATATAAAGTATCTTGTAATAGATGAAGCTGATGAAATGCTTAATATGGGATTTGTAGATCAGATAGAAACAATAATAAGGGGCCTTCCAAAAGAGCGTGTGACCATGTTATTGTCAGCTACAATGCCAAAAGATATAGAGAATTTATGCAGAAGATACATGAAAGACCCTATCCGCATTGACATAGAGGACCAAAATAAAGCGGCAGATAGAATATGTCAAGAAAGATATGACGTAAATGAACAGGGTAAAATAAAGCTTTTAAGCGATATAACAGTAGTAGAAAACCCAGATAGCTGTATGGTATTTTGCAATACAAAAATAAAGGTAGATGAGGTTTATAATGAGATGGTAAAGCTTCATTATACTTGTAAGAAAATACATGGCGGTATGGAACAAAGTGATAGATTAAGAGTAATGAATGATTTTAAGAGTGGTTATTTTAGATATTTAGTAGCTACGGATGTCGCAGCTAGAGGGATAGATATAGATGACATTACTCTTGTAATAAATTATGATATACCTGAAGATAAAGAAAGCTATGTTCATAGGATAGGGAGAACTGGGCGTATAGGAAAGCTCGGTCATGCAATTACTTTTGTGACCCGAAATGAAAGTAGATTCCTAGAAGATATAGAGGAATATATCGGTAAAGAGATTCCACTTAAGACAAAACCAGAAGTGGAAGCTGTAGATGATGCCAAAGAAGAATTTGAAGACAAGATGAATACAAGACCTGAAATTAAAGAAGCAAAAGGCGCGGAGCTAAGCAAAGAAATCATGAAATTACATATTAATGCAGGTAAGAAAACAAAGATGAGGGCCATGGATATAGTAGGTACTCTTTGCAGTATTGAGGGCATGACAAAGGATGATATAGGAATCATCAATATAGTTGATATATCTACTTTTGTAGAAATATTAAATAATAAAGGTGAATTGGTTTTTGAGGAATTACAAGATAAACCTATCAAAGGAAGGCTTCGGACTGTAAGTAAAGTGGATATGTAA